A single genomic interval of Antarcticibacterium arcticum harbors:
- the infA gene encoding translation initiation factor IF-1 — translation MAKQSAIEQDGTIIEALSNAMFRVELENGHVVTAHISGKMRMHYIKLLPGDKVKLEMSPYDLSKARITYRY, via the coding sequence ATGGCAAAACAATCAGCAATAGAACAAGACGGAACGATCATTGAGGCATTGTCCAATGCGATGTTTCGTGTAGAACTGGAGAACGGTCACGTTGTGACTGCCCATATTTCGGGTAAAATGCGTATGCATTACATTAAGTTGTTACCCGGGGATAAAGTGAAATTAGAAATGAGTCCTTATGATCTATCTAAGGCTCGAATAACTTACAGATATTAA
- the rpsS gene encoding 30S ribosomal protein S19, translating into MARSLKKGPFVHFKLDKKIAANVESGKKTVIKTWSRASMITPDFVGQTIAVHNGKQFVPVYVTENMVGHKLGEFSPTRSFRGHAGAKNKGKR; encoded by the coding sequence ATGGCACGTTCATTAAAAAAAGGACCTTTCGTTCATTTCAAATTAGACAAGAAGATTGCCGCCAACGTGGAATCTGGAAAAAAGACGGTCATTAAAACCTGGTCAAGGGCTTCTATGATCACTCCAGACTTTGTTGGGCAAACAATAGCTGTTCATAATGGAAAGCAATTTGTACCTGTCTATGTTACTGAAAATATGGTAGGTCACAAATTAGGAGAATTTTCACCAACAAGATCTTTTAGAGGTCATGCAGGTGCGAAAAATAAAGGAAAAAGATAA
- the rpmD gene encoding 50S ribosomal protein L30, translating to MGKIKVTLVKSAIKRPKNQKLNLEALGLKKLNQVVEHENTPNILGMVNKVKHLVSVEETK from the coding sequence ATGGGAAAGATAAAAGTTACATTGGTAAAAAGCGCGATCAAACGCCCTAAAAACCAAAAACTTAATTTAGAGGCCCTTGGTCTTAAGAAATTAAACCAGGTGGTAGAACACGAGAACACACCAAATATCCTTGGTATGGTAAACAAAGTTAAACACTTAGTTTCTGTTGAAGAAACAAAATAA
- the rplN gene encoding 50S ribosomal protein L14 has translation MVQQESRLRVADNTGAKEVLTIRVLGGTKRRYASVGDKIVVSVKEATPNGNIKKGAVSTAVVVRTKKEVRRPDGSYIRFDDNACVLLNPAGEMRGTRVFGPVARELRDKQFMKIVSLAPEVL, from the coding sequence ATGGTACAACAAGAGTCTAGATTAAGAGTAGCAGACAATACCGGGGCAAAAGAAGTTTTGACCATTCGTGTATTGGGAGGTACAAAAAGAAGATACGCTTCTGTTGGGGACAAAATAGTTGTCAGCGTAAAAGAGGCTACACCAAATGGAAACATTAAAAAAGGTGCAGTTTCAACGGCAGTCGTAGTTCGTACCAAGAAAGAAGTGCGTAGACCAGACGGATCTTATATTCGTTTTGATGACAACGCATGTGTTCTTTTGAACCCGGCCGGAGAAATGCGCGGTACCCGTGTATTTGGTCCGGTTGCCAGAGAACTTCGTGATAAGCAATTCATGAAGATTGTATCATTAGCACCTGAAGTGCTTTAA
- the rpsC gene encoding 30S ribosomal protein S3, translating into MGQKTNPIGNRLGIIRGWESNWYGGNDYGDKLAEDDKIRKYIHARLSKASVSRVIIERTLKLITVTITTARPGIIIGKGGQEVDKLKEELKKITDKEVQINIFEIKRPELDAHLVGSSVARQIENRISYRRAIKMAIAAAMRMNAEGIKIQISGRLNGAEMARAESYKDGRIPLSTFRADIDYALVEAHTTYGRLGVKVWIMKGEVFGKRELSPLVGMAKKQEKGGKPGAGPARGGNNKARRRK; encoded by the coding sequence ATGGGACAGAAAACAAATCCAATCGGGAATCGCCTTGGTATCATTAGAGGATGGGAGTCCAACTGGTACGGAGGAAATGACTACGGCGATAAATTGGCCGAAGACGATAAGATTAGAAAATACATCCATGCTCGTTTATCTAAGGCGAGTGTATCCAGGGTAATTATTGAGCGTACCCTAAAACTTATAACCGTTACTATCACCACTGCCCGTCCCGGTATCATTATTGGGAAAGGTGGTCAGGAGGTAGATAAGTTGAAGGAAGAGCTTAAGAAAATTACCGATAAGGAAGTTCAAATTAACATCTTTGAGATCAAAAGGCCTGAACTTGACGCTCACCTGGTGGGTTCAAGTGTTGCAAGACAAATTGAGAATCGTATCTCTTACCGTCGTGCAATTAAAATGGCTATCGCAGCTGCCATGAGAATGAATGCTGAAGGGATTAAGATCCAGATCTCAGGTAGATTGAATGGTGCTGAAATGGCCCGTGCTGAAAGCTACAAAGATGGTAGAATTCCCTTGTCAACTTTTAGAGCCGACATTGATTATGCTTTAGTTGAGGCACACACTACTTATGGTAGATTAGGTGTTAAAGTATGGATCATGAAAGGTGAGGTATTTGGTAAAAGAGAACTTTCACCGCTTGTTGGTATGGCCAAGAAGCAGGAAAAAGGAGGAAAGCCAGGAGCCGGTCCCGCACGAGGTGGTAACAACAAAGCACGTCGTAGAAAGTAA
- the rpsE gene encoding 30S ribosomal protein S5: MYQDYKNVELVKPVGLELKDRLVGVQRVTKVTKGGRAFGFSAIVVVGDENGVVGQGLGKSKEVADAISKAVEDAKKNLVRIPLNKGTIPHEQKGKYGGARVLLLPAATGTGVIAGGAIRAVLESVGVHDVLSKNQGSSNPHNVVKATFDALLQLRNAQTVAKQRGVSLDKVFKG; the protein is encoded by the coding sequence ATGTATCAAGATTATAAAAATGTAGAACTTGTAAAACCGGTTGGTCTTGAATTAAAAGATCGTTTGGTAGGTGTACAACGTGTTACAAAAGTTACAAAAGGTGGTAGAGCATTTGGATTTTCTGCAATTGTTGTTGTAGGAGATGAGAATGGAGTTGTTGGACAGGGATTAGGTAAATCTAAAGAGGTTGCTGATGCTATTTCCAAAGCTGTTGAAGACGCCAAAAAGAACTTGGTTAGAATTCCTTTGAACAAAGGAACTATACCTCACGAGCAAAAAGGGAAATATGGTGGAGCAAGAGTATTATTGTTGCCAGCAGCAACAGGAACCGGGGTTATAGCCGGTGGTGCAATACGTGCCGTACTGGAATCTGTTGGGGTGCATGATGTACTTTCTAAGAATCAAGGTTCTTCCAACCCTCATAACGTAGTAAAAGCTACCTTTGACGCTTTGTTGCAATTAAGAAATGCACAAACTGTAGCCAAGCAACGTGGAGTATCATTGGATAAAGTATTTAAAGGTTAA
- the rplW gene encoding 50S ribosomal protein L23 has protein sequence MSILIKPIITEKATADSELNNRYAFVVNNKANKIEIKGAVESAYGVSVTKVRTVNVRPDRKTRFTKTGVITGKTSAFKKAYVQVAEGETIDLYSNL, from the coding sequence ATGAGTATCTTGATAAAACCTATTATTACAGAAAAAGCAACGGCCGATAGTGAGTTGAACAACCGCTACGCATTTGTTGTTAATAATAAGGCGAATAAGATTGAAATTAAAGGGGCTGTAGAGTCTGCTTATGGTGTTTCAGTTACTAAAGTTCGCACAGTTAATGTCCGTCCAGATCGTAAAACCCGTTTTACAAAAACAGGTGTGATCACTGGTAAAACAAGTGCTTTCAAGAAAGCATATGTACAGGTGGCGGAAGGTGAAACTATTGATTTGTATAGTAATCTTTAA
- the rplV gene encoding 50S ribosomal protein L22 yields MGVRKREKAEQTKEAKKSIAFAKLNNCPTSPRKMRLVADLVRGEKVERALQVLKFSSKDASRKLEKLLLSAIANWQSKNEDASIEDAELFVKEIRVDGGSMLKRLRPAPQGRAHRIRKRSNHVTIVLGENNNTQSK; encoded by the coding sequence ATGGGAGTTCGTAAAAGAGAAAAAGCAGAGCAAACTAAAGAAGCTAAAAAGTCAATAGCTTTTGCAAAACTGAATAACTGCCCTACTTCGCCTAGGAAAATGCGATTAGTTGCAGATTTGGTTCGTGGTGAAAAAGTAGAAAGAGCGCTTCAGGTATTGAAATTTAGCTCTAAGGATGCATCCAGAAAACTTGAGAAATTATTGCTTAGTGCAATAGCCAACTGGCAGTCCAAGAATGAAGATGCAAGTATCGAAGATGCTGAATTGTTCGTAAAAGAGATCCGTGTAGACGGTGGAAGTATGTTAAAAAGATTGCGCCCTGCACCACAGGGCCGTGCTCACAGAATAAGAAAACGTTCCAATCACGTTACAATAGTGCTTGGAGAGAACAATAATACACAAAGCAAGTAG
- the rpsH gene encoding 30S ribosomal protein S8 produces the protein MTTDPIADYLTRIRNAVLANHRVVEIPASNLKKEITKILFDQGYILSYKFEDNTAQGTIKIALKYDKLTKESVIKNIQRISKPGLRKYAGANEVPRILNGLGIAIVSTSHGVMTGKQARAQKVGGEVLCYVY, from the coding sequence ATGACTACAGATCCTATTGCAGATTATTTAACAAGAATTAGAAATGCGGTACTTGCAAACCACAGAGTGGTTGAGATACCAGCTTCTAATCTTAAAAAGGAGATCACTAAAATATTATTCGATCAGGGATATATTCTTAGTTACAAATTTGAGGACAATACCGCTCAGGGTACCATCAAAATAGCGCTTAAGTACGACAAACTTACTAAGGAGTCAGTAATAAAGAACATTCAACGAATAAGTAAACCCGGTCTACGTAAATATGCCGGTGCAAACGAAGTACCACGTATCCTTAATGGTCTTGGAATTGCTATTGTTTCTACTTCTCATGGAGTAATGACAGGAAAGCAGGCAAGAGCTCAAAAAGTTGGTGGGGAAGTTCTTTGCTACGTTTACTAA
- the ykgO gene encoding type B 50S ribosomal protein L36: MKVRASVKKRSAECKIVRRKGRLYVINKKNPKFKQRQG; the protein is encoded by the coding sequence ATGAAAGTTAGAGCATCAGTTAAAAAAAGAAGTGCCGAGTGCAAAATTGTACGTAGAAAAGGCAGACTTTACGTGATTAACAAAAAAAATCCGAAATTCAAACAAAGACAAGGATAA
- the rplB gene encoding 50S ribosomal protein L2 translates to MSVRKLKPITPGQRFRVVNGFDAITTDKPEKSLLAPIKKSGGRNSQGKMTMRYKGGGHKRRYRIIDFKRDKHGIPATVASIEYDPNRTAFIALLNYQDGEKRYIVAQNGLQVDQNIVSDAVAAAPEIGNAMPLSSIPLGTVISCIELRPGQGAVMARSAGAFAQLVAREARYATIKLPSGEIRRVLVTCMATIGAVSNSDHQLIVSGKAGRSRWLGRRPRTRPVAMNPVDHPMGGGEGRASGGHPRSRKGLPAKGYRTRSKTKASNKYIVERRKK, encoded by the coding sequence ATGTCAGTTAGAAAATTAAAACCAATCACCCCTGGTCAGCGTTTTAGAGTAGTAAATGGGTTTGACGCCATTACTACTGATAAGCCGGAGAAGAGTTTATTAGCTCCGATTAAAAAGTCAGGTGGTAGAAACAGTCAAGGAAAAATGACCATGCGCTATAAGGGTGGTGGTCACAAAAGACGTTACCGTATTATAGATTTTAAACGTGACAAGCATGGTATTCCTGCTACTGTTGCGTCTATAGAATATGATCCAAACAGAACGGCTTTTATCGCATTATTGAATTATCAGGATGGCGAGAAAAGATACATTGTTGCTCAAAACGGGCTACAGGTAGATCAAAACATTGTTTCTGATGCAGTAGCTGCGGCTCCTGAAATTGGAAATGCAATGCCTTTAAGCAGCATCCCGTTGGGTACTGTGATCTCCTGTATTGAACTTCGTCCTGGACAGGGAGCTGTAATGGCTCGTAGTGCAGGTGCTTTTGCACAGTTAGTTGCAAGGGAAGCAAGGTATGCTACTATTAAATTACCTTCAGGAGAGATTCGTAGAGTACTTGTTACTTGTATGGCTACCATTGGAGCTGTTTCAAATAGTGACCACCAGTTAATTGTATCTGGTAAAGCTGGTAGAAGCAGATGGTTAGGTAGAAGACCAAGAACAAGACCAGTTGCGATGAACCCTGTAGATCACCCAATGGGTGGTGGTGAAGGTAGAGCTTCCGGAGGTCACCCACGTTCTAGAAAAGGTTTACCTGCTAAAGGTTACAGAACCAGATCTAAGACGAAAGCGAGTAATAAATATATTGTAGAACGTAGAAAGAAATAA
- the rpsQ gene encoding 30S ribosomal protein S17 translates to MEKRNLRKERIGVVTSNKMQKSIVVAEVKKVKHPMYGKFVLKTKKYVAHDETNDCNIGDTVKIMETRPLSKSKCWRLVEIIERAK, encoded by the coding sequence ATGGAAAAAAGAAATTTAAGAAAAGAACGTATAGGTGTAGTTACCAGTAACAAAATGCAGAAATCCATAGTGGTTGCTGAAGTTAAAAAGGTAAAACACCCCATGTATGGAAAATTCGTTTTGAAAACGAAAAAATATGTGGCACACGACGAGACAAATGACTGCAACATTGGTGATACAGTTAAGATAATGGAAACTCGTCCATTAAGTAAATCCAAGTGTTGGAGACTAGTAGAAATTATAGAAAGAGCTAAATAA
- the rplR gene encoding 50S ribosomal protein L18, with translation MAFSKTNRRNKIKKRIRKDITGTQSRPRLAVFRSNKEIYAQIVDDVEGKTLASASSRDKDVTSAEGNKIEKAALVGKALAEKAKQAGIETISFDRGGYLYHGRVKSLADGAREGGLKF, from the coding sequence ATGGCATTTTCGAAAACAAATAGAAGAAACAAGATTAAGAAGAGGATCCGTAAAGATATTACGGGAACCCAAAGCCGTCCAAGATTGGCAGTTTTCAGGAGCAATAAAGAAATTTATGCCCAGATAGTTGACGATGTGGAAGGAAAAACTTTGGCATCAGCTTCTTCAAGAGATAAGGACGTAACATCTGCAGAAGGTAACAAGATTGAAAAAGCAGCTCTTGTTGGTAAAGCCCTTGCAGAAAAAGCGAAACAAGCCGGAATTGAAACCATCTCCTTTGACAGGGGCGGGTATTTATATCACGGAAGAGTTAAATCATTGGCCGACGGTGCCCGTGAAGGCGGACTAAAATTCTAA
- the rpsM gene encoding 30S ribosomal protein S13, whose product MARIAGVDIPKQKRGVIALTYIFGIGKSRAQEILKEANVDESIKVSDWDDDQIGRIRDAVGVFKIEGELRSEVQLSIKRLMDIGSYRGIRHRSGLPLRGQRTKNNSRTRKGRRKTVANKKKATK is encoded by the coding sequence ATGGCTAGAATTGCAGGGGTAGATATACCAAAACAAAAACGCGGAGTTATAGCATTAACCTATATCTTCGGAATCGGAAAAAGCAGAGCTCAGGAGATCCTGAAGGAAGCAAATGTTGACGAAAGCATAAAAGTATCAGATTGGGATGATGATCAAATTGGTCGTATTCGTGATGCTGTTGGAGTTTTCAAAATTGAAGGTGAACTACGTTCAGAAGTTCAGTTGAGCATTAAACGTCTAATGGATATTGGAAGCTACCGTGGTATTCGCCACCGTTCAGGACTTCCTTTAAGAGGACAACGCACAAAGAACAATTCCAGAACGAGAAAAGGAAGAAGAAAAACAGTTGCCAACAAGAAGAAAGCAACTAAATAA
- the rplP gene encoding 50S ribosomal protein L16 — MLQPKRTKYRKMQKGRMKGISQRGHRLSNGTFGIKSIDSNFLTARQIEAARIAATRYMKREGSLWIKIFPDKPITKKPLEVRMGKGKGAVEYWVAVVKPGRILFEIGGVPYDVAKEALRLAAQKLPVKTKFIVARDYQA, encoded by the coding sequence ATGTTACAGCCTAAAAGAACAAAATATCGTAAGATGCAAAAGGGCCGTATGAAAGGTATCTCCCAAAGAGGACATAGACTTTCAAACGGTACATTTGGGATCAAATCTATTGACTCAAATTTCCTTACTGCACGTCAAATAGAAGCAGCGCGTATCGCCGCTACCCGTTATATGAAAAGAGAAGGTTCATTATGGATTAAAATATTTCCAGATAAGCCTATCACAAAGAAGCCTCTTGAAGTACGTATGGGTAAAGGTAAAGGTGCCGTAGAATATTGGGTAGCAGTTGTAAAACCGGGAAGGATCCTTTTTGAAATAGGAGGGGTGCCTTATGATGTGGCAAAAGAGGCATTGCGCCTTGCAGCCCAGAAACTTCCGGTGAAAACCAAGTTTATCGTAGCTAGAGATTATCAAGCTTAA
- the rpsN gene encoding 30S ribosomal protein S14: MAKESMKAREVKRQETVKKYAEKRKALKEAGDFEGLQKLPKNASPVRLHNRCKITGRPRGYMRTFGISRVTFREMANNGLIPGVRKASW; this comes from the coding sequence ATGGCTAAAGAATCAATGAAAGCCCGAGAGGTGAAGAGACAGGAAACGGTAAAGAAGTATGCTGAAAAAAGAAAGGCTTTAAAAGAGGCCGGTGATTTTGAAGGCTTACAAAAACTTCCGAAGAATGCTTCTCCAGTTCGTTTGCACAACCGTTGTAAAATAACAGGAAGACCAAGAGGTTATATGAGAACTTTTGGAATTTCCCGTGTTACATTCAGGGAAATGGCAAATAACGGATTAATTCCTGGTGTTAGAAAAGCGAGTTGGTAA
- the rpmC gene encoding 50S ribosomal protein L29: protein MKQSEVRESSVAELQEKLGETRKAYSDLKMAHAVSPLENPVQLRAVRRSIARIATELTKREQQ, encoded by the coding sequence ATGAAACAATCAGAAGTAAGAGAATCATCTGTAGCAGAATTACAGGAAAAGCTTGGGGAAACCAGAAAAGCTTATTCAGATTTAAAAATGGCTCACGCAGTTTCGCCATTAGAGAACCCGGTACAGCTTAGAGCTGTAAGAAGATCTATAGCGAGAATTGCTACAGAGTTAACTAAAAGAGAACAACAATAA
- the rplF gene encoding 50S ribosomal protein L6, whose product MSRIGKNPITIPQGVTVDVKDGIVTVKGKLGELSQEYSDIDIKIEDGIITFERNSDKKDQKAKHGLYRSLVNNMIEGVSNGFTKQLELVGVGYRASHQGQKLDLAVGFSHNIVFELAPEITVETVSDKGKNPIVKLSSYDKQLVGQVASKIRSFRAPEPYKGKGIKFVGEVLRRKAGKSA is encoded by the coding sequence ATGTCAAGAATAGGTAAAAACCCAATCACCATTCCACAAGGCGTTACTGTTGACGTTAAGGACGGAATTGTGACGGTAAAAGGAAAATTAGGAGAATTATCTCAGGAATATAGTGACATCGACATTAAAATTGAAGATGGAATCATTACTTTTGAGCGAAATTCTGATAAGAAGGACCAAAAAGCAAAGCACGGGTTATACCGTTCTTTGGTAAACAATATGATTGAAGGGGTTTCCAATGGTTTCACAAAACAGCTTGAACTTGTAGGAGTAGGTTATCGTGCCTCTCACCAGGGACAAAAGCTGGATCTGGCCGTAGGATTCTCTCACAATATTGTTTTTGAACTGGCTCCTGAGATCACCGTAGAAACAGTTTCAGATAAAGGTAAGAACCCTATCGTGAAATTGTCTTCTTACGATAAACAACTGGTAGGCCAGGTAGCCTCTAAAATTCGTTCCTTCCGCGCTCCGGAACCTTACAAAGGAAAAGGAATTAAATTTGTAGGAGAAGTATTAAGAAGAAAAGCAGGTAAATCTGCTTAA
- the rplX gene encoding 50S ribosomal protein L24, translating into MTKLKVKTGDTVRVIAGDHKGQEGKIQKILREKNKAIVEGVNMVSKHEKPSAKNPQGGIVKKEAAVHLSNLSLIDKKGDTTRVGYRTEDGKKVRFSKKSNEVI; encoded by the coding sequence ATGACAAAGCTTAAAGTAAAAACGGGAGATACCGTACGGGTTATCGCTGGTGACCATAAAGGTCAGGAGGGGAAAATTCAAAAAATTCTCCGTGAAAAGAACAAAGCCATTGTGGAAGGCGTGAACATGGTTTCTAAACATGAGAAGCCAAGTGCAAAGAACCCACAGGGTGGAATTGTAAAGAAGGAAGCAGCGGTTCACCTTTCAAATTTATCTTTAATAGATAAAAAAGGAGATACTACCCGTGTAGGATACAGAACCGAAGATGGAAAGAAAGTAAGATTTTCCAAAAAATCAAATGAAGTAATTTAG
- the rplO gene encoding 50S ribosomal protein L15, with translation MNLSNLKPAKGSVQSNSKRVGRGEGSGKGGTSTRGHKGAKSRSGYSKKIGFEGGQMPLQRRVPKFGFTNINRKEYQGINLDTLQALVDNGRITDTVDMQVLVENGLAGKNELVKILGRGELKATLKISVHKFTASAKEAIEAAGGEVVTL, from the coding sequence ATGAATTTAAGTAACTTAAAACCTGCAAAAGGTTCAGTTCAAAGTAACAGTAAGCGTGTAGGTAGAGGAGAAGGATCCGGTAAAGGAGGAACTTCTACCCGTGGGCATAAAGGGGCAAAATCCCGTTCTGGTTACTCCAAGAAAATTGGTTTTGAAGGTGGACAAATGCCGCTTCAAAGAAGGGTGCCTAAGTTTGGTTTTACCAACATTAACCGTAAAGAGTACCAGGGTATCAATCTTGATACACTTCAGGCGTTAGTGGATAATGGTAGAATTACAGATACTGTAGATATGCAGGTGTTGGTTGAAAACGGTCTTGCCGGAAAAAACGAACTTGTAAAGATATTGGGTAGAGGAGAATTAAAAGCAACGTTGAAAATATCTGTTCATAAATTTACTGCCTCAGCTAAGGAAGCTATTGAAGCCGCCGGAGGTGAAGTTGTTACTTTATAA
- the rplE gene encoding 50S ribosomal protein L5 encodes MAYVPRLKQEYRDRVVSALTEEFSYSNIMQVPKLEKIVLSRGVGAAVADKKLIDHAVDELTAITGQRAVSTISKKDVASFKLRKGMPIGAKVTLRGERMYEFLDRLITSALPRVRDFNGIKATGFDGRGNYNLGVTEQIIFPEIDIDKVNRINGMDITFVTSAATDKEAKSLLTELGLPFKKN; translated from the coding sequence ATGGCATACGTACCAAGACTTAAACAAGAGTACAGAGACAGAGTAGTTTCAGCTCTTACAGAGGAATTCAGTTACTCAAACATCATGCAGGTTCCAAAACTTGAAAAAATAGTTTTGAGCCGTGGTGTAGGAGCAGCTGTAGCAGATAAAAAGCTAATTGACCATGCGGTAGATGAATTAACAGCTATCACCGGTCAAAGAGCGGTATCAACCATTTCTAAAAAGGATGTTGCTTCTTTTAAATTGCGTAAAGGAATGCCTATTGGGGCAAAAGTTACTTTGCGTGGAGAGAGAATGTATGAGTTCCTGGACCGTTTGATCACAAGTGCCCTTCCAAGGGTTCGTGACTTCAACGGTATCAAAGCAACTGGTTTTGACGGTAGAGGTAATTATAACCTTGGTGTTACAGAACAAATTATATTTCCTGAGATCGATATCGATAAGGTAAATAGAATTAACGGTATGGACATCACTTTTGTGACCAGCGCCGCTACAGATAAAGAAGCAAAATCACTATTAACGGAACTAGGATTACCTTTTAAAAAGAATTAA
- the rpsK gene encoding 30S ribosomal protein S11, with protein sequence MAKTKTAQKKRKVIVESNGEAHVTASFNNIIISLTNKKGDLISWSSAGKMGFRGSKKNTPYAAQLAAEDASKVAHEAGLRKVKVFVKGPGNGRESAIRSIHNAGIEVTEIIDVTPMPHNGCRPPKRRRV encoded by the coding sequence ATGGCAAAAACTAAAACAGCTCAAAAGAAACGTAAAGTAATCGTTGAGTCAAATGGAGAAGCGCATGTTACTGCTTCTTTCAACAACATTATTATCTCTCTTACAAATAAAAAAGGAGATTTGATTTCCTGGTCTTCAGCCGGTAAAATGGGCTTTAGAGGATCCAAGAAAAATACTCCTTATGCTGCTCAATTAGCTGCTGAAGATGCATCTAAAGTTGCACACGAAGCAGGATTGCGCAAAGTAAAGGTATTTGTAAAAGGACCGGGTAACGGAAGGGAATCTGCAATACGATCTATTCACAATGCAGGAATTGAAGTAACTGAAATTATTGATGTTACTCCAATGCCACATAACGGTTGTCGTCCTCCAAAGAGACGTAGAGTTTAA
- the secY gene encoding preprotein translocase subunit SecY: MKFINTLKNIWKIEELKNRILVTLGLLLVYRFGAQVVLPGVDASQLANLANQTDGGLLGLLNAFTGGAFSNASVFALGIMPYISASIVVQLMGIAVPYLQKLQKDGESGRRKINQITRWLTIAITLVQGPGYIYNLFATLPPSAFMLGSTVTFVVSSVIILTTGTIFAMWLGEKITDKGIGNGISLLIMVGIIATLPQAFIQEFASRVFESNGGLIMILIELVIWFAIIMASVMLVMAVRQIPVQYARRTASGGYEKNVFGSRQYIPLKLNASGVMPIIFAQAIMFIPAAVAGLSDGETSQGIAAAFSDIFGFWYNVVFALLIIVFTYFYTAITVPTNKMADDLKRSGGFIPGIRPGGETSEFLDRIMSQITLPGSIFLALIAVFPAIVVQLLGVQAGWALFFGGTSLLIMVGVAIDTIQQVNSYLLNRHYDGLMKSGKNRKAVA, encoded by the coding sequence ATGAAATTTATCAATACTCTTAAGAATATCTGGAAAATTGAGGAGCTAAAGAACCGCATCTTAGTTACTCTTGGATTATTATTGGTGTACCGTTTTGGTGCACAGGTAGTACTTCCCGGGGTAGATGCATCGCAGCTTGCCAATTTAGCCAATCAAACAGACGGAGGTCTTCTTGGCCTTCTTAATGCTTTCACCGGAGGTGCTTTTTCAAACGCCTCTGTTTTTGCATTGGGAATTATGCCATACATCTCTGCTTCTATTGTGGTGCAGTTAATGGGAATTGCGGTTCCTTACCTGCAAAAACTGCAAAAAGATGGCGAGAGTGGTAGAAGAAAGATCAACCAGATCACCCGTTGGTTAACCATAGCAATTACCCTTGTTCAAGGGCCTGGTTATATTTATAACCTGTTTGCAACGTTGCCTCCAAGTGCATTTATGCTTGGAAGTACTGTAACTTTCGTAGTTTCCTCTGTTATTATATTAACTACAGGAACCATCTTCGCTATGTGGCTGGGTGAGAAAATTACAGATAAAGGAATTGGAAATGGTATTTCCCTGTTGATTATGGTTGGTATTATTGCCACCCTTCCGCAGGCCTTTATTCAGGAATTTGCATCAAGAGTTTTTGAATCAAACGGTGGTTTGATCATGATCTTAATTGAATTGGTAATTTGGTTTGCTATCATAATGGCTTCTGTAATGTTGGTAATGGCGGTACGTCAAATACCAGTTCAGTATGCCAGGAGAACCGCCTCTGGCGGATACGAGAAGAATGTATTTGGATCAAGACAATACATTCCTTTAAAATTAAATGCTTCCGGGGTAATGCCAATTATCTTTGCCCAGGCAATTATGTTTATACCGGCTGCAGTAGCAGGACTGTCTGATGGGGAAACCTCTCAGGGAATTGCAGCAGCTTTTAGTGATATTTTTGGTTTCTGGTATAATGTGGTTTTCGCTTTATTGATTATAGTATTTACTTACTTCTATACAGCGATCACAGTACCAACCAATAAAATGGCCGATGATCTTAAGAGAAGCGGTGGGTTTATTCCCGGGATTCGTCCTGGAGGGGAAACCTCAGAATTTCTTGACAGGATCATGTCACAAATAACCCTTCCGGGTTCAATATTCCTGGCTCTTATAGCAGTGTTCCCTGCTATAGTAGTTCAACTGTTAGGTGTGCAAGCAGGATGGGCGTTGTTCTTTGGAGGTACCTCCCTGTTAATTATGGTAGGGGTTGCGATTGATACTATTCAACAAGTGAATTCATACTTGCTGAACAGGCATTACGATGGATTGATGAAATCTGGTAAGAATAGAAAAGCAGTAGCGTAA